In the Streptomyces sp. cg36 genome, one interval contains:
- a CDS encoding N-acetylmuramoyl-L-alanine amidase has translation MKRRHRRDRKKKLIAYGVSTAVVAGAAITGMAVAATGPASASTTANGPGSALQARFAGAAREFQVPQSVLMAVSYRQTLWEDHDGQPSTTGAYNVMGLTRVTADDIERPTDAERLSHLNMSGDPTVMKRFDAKRALSRAPKAVDTSDPRLHTLDEAAGLIDKPAEAVRADANQSIRAGAALLAKYQKDATGSLSADAGQWYGAVARYSQATDEKGASLFAKRVYDSIRTGEARVTADGERVNLPADPSVRPVRPRTMSLAAFSAAAGQTPECPAGLNCDFVPANAANYNVASRPDTFGIRQIVLHDTEGSYEGSVKTFQDPTTSVSTHYLIKADGSLVTQMVATKDESYHAGNKSFNMHGIGVEHVGFAIKAGNWYSEQQYETSAQLVKYLANRFGIPLDREHIVGHDDVPGPVDKLVAGQHWDPGPYWDWNHYMSLLGAPTGDQGAGGPVKAGQVVRVVPPFTTANQPTVTYSGGTYKQPANFGYLYSSPSTDAAPPVDPYLGSQTPSEGPNWSNKVVAGTRYVVAETRPDWTAIWYGGQKAWFYNPGGTFTAPVGTAGQQVLKAKAGSASIAVYGRTYPEDAAYAGTGVPVQDSAVYGKNSDPLFKYGIPAGQAYVPAGAPVAGDYYYGGTTEGTLVKGTTLFYPIRYNHRLAFVKADDVEVATAAAPDPGTGRYNLLGRDSSGVLWQYQGTGEAATPFYGRFKVGGGWQGYNTVSAMTALRADGTGDLVARDGSGTLWYYQGSGNPAAPFKGRLKVGGGWQTYNFLTGARDLNGDGKADLIARDGSGTLWYYQGTGNPAAPFAARVKIGGGWQGYNAMVSTGDLNRDGKADLVARDAKGVLWFYKGTGTPTAPYAPRVQVGGGWQGYNILLGPSDLNGDGVADLVARDGSGVLWYYKGTGGATGAPFAPRVQVGGGWQMFNLLV, from the coding sequence TTGAAGCGGAGACACCGCAGAGACCGCAAGAAGAAGCTGATCGCTTACGGAGTGAGCACGGCGGTGGTGGCCGGCGCGGCGATCACCGGCATGGCGGTGGCCGCGACCGGCCCCGCGTCGGCGAGCACCACGGCGAACGGCCCGGGCAGCGCGCTCCAGGCCCGGTTCGCCGGGGCGGCGCGCGAGTTCCAGGTCCCGCAGAGCGTGCTGATGGCGGTCTCGTACCGGCAGACGCTGTGGGAGGACCACGACGGGCAGCCGTCGACGACCGGCGCGTACAACGTCATGGGCCTGACCCGGGTGACGGCGGACGACATCGAGCGGCCGACCGACGCCGAACGGCTGTCGCACCTCAACATGAGCGGCGACCCGACGGTCATGAAGCGCTTCGACGCCAAGCGCGCCCTGTCACGGGCGCCCAAGGCCGTCGACACCAGTGACCCCCGGCTGCACACGCTGGACGAGGCCGCCGGGCTGATCGACAAGCCGGCGGAGGCGGTGCGCGCGGACGCGAACCAGTCCATCCGCGCGGGCGCGGCCCTGCTGGCGAAGTACCAGAAGGACGCGACGGGCTCGCTGTCCGCGGACGCGGGCCAGTGGTACGGGGCGGTCGCCCGCTACAGCCAGGCGACCGACGAGAAGGGCGCCTCGCTCTTCGCCAAGCGGGTCTACGACTCGATCCGCACGGGCGAGGCCCGCGTCACCGCCGACGGCGAACGGGTGAACCTGCCCGCCGACCCGTCGGTGCGGCCGGTCCGGCCCCGGACGATGTCCCTGGCGGCCTTCAGCGCTGCGGCGGGCCAGACGCCGGAGTGCCCGGCCGGGCTGAACTGCGACTTCGTACCGGCCAACGCGGCCAACTACAACGTCGCGAGCCGCCCGGACACGTTCGGGATCCGGCAGATCGTCCTGCACGACACCGAGGGCTCCTACGAGGGGTCGGTCAAGACCTTCCAGGACCCCACGACGTCGGTCAGCACGCACTACCTGATCAAGGCCGACGGCAGCCTGGTCACCCAGATGGTGGCGACGAAGGACGAGTCGTACCACGCGGGCAACAAGTCCTTCAACATGCACGGGATCGGCGTCGAGCACGTCGGTTTCGCCATCAAGGCGGGCAACTGGTACTCGGAGCAGCAGTACGAGACCTCCGCCCAGCTGGTCAAGTACCTGGCGAACCGGTTCGGCATCCCGCTGGACCGCGAGCACATCGTCGGCCACGACGACGTCCCCGGCCCGGTGGACAAGCTGGTCGCCGGGCAGCACTGGGACCCGGGCCCGTACTGGGACTGGAACCACTACATGTCCCTGCTCGGCGCGCCCACGGGCGACCAGGGCGCGGGCGGCCCGGTGAAGGCCGGCCAGGTGGTCCGGGTCGTACCTCCGTTCACCACGGCGAACCAGCCGACGGTGACGTACTCGGGCGGCACCTACAAGCAGCCCGCGAACTTCGGGTACCTGTACTCCTCGCCGTCCACCGACGCGGCGCCGCCGGTCGACCCCTACCTCGGCAGCCAGACCCCTTCGGAGGGCCCGAACTGGTCCAACAAGGTCGTCGCGGGCACCCGTTACGTCGTCGCGGAGACCCGGCCCGACTGGACCGCGATCTGGTACGGCGGCCAGAAGGCGTGGTTCTACAACCCGGGCGGCACCTTCACCGCTCCCGTCGGCACGGCCGGTCAGCAGGTCCTGAAGGCGAAGGCGGGCTCGGCCTCCATCGCCGTCTACGGGCGCACCTACCCCGAGGACGCCGCCTACGCCGGGACCGGCGTACCGGTCCAGGACAGCGCGGTGTACGGCAAGAACTCGGACCCGCTGTTCAAGTACGGGATCCCCGCCGGGCAGGCGTACGTCCCCGCCGGTGCGCCGGTCGCGGGCGACTACTACTACGGCGGCACCACCGAGGGCACCCTGGTCAAGGGCACCACCCTCTTCTACCCGATCCGCTACAACCACCGGCTGGCCTTCGTGAAGGCCGACGACGTGGAGGTGGCCACCGCCGCCGCGCCCGACCCGGGCACCGGCCGGTACAACCTGCTCGGCCGGGACTCCTCCGGCGTGCTGTGGCAGTACCAGGGCACGGGCGAAGCGGCGACGCCGTTCTACGGCCGGTTCAAGGTCGGCGGCGGCTGGCAGGGCTACAACACCGTCTCCGCGATGACCGCGCTGCGCGCGGACGGCACCGGCGACCTGGTGGCCCGGGACGGCTCCGGCACGCTCTGGTACTACCAGGGCAGCGGCAACCCGGCGGCGCCCTTCAAGGGGCGCCTGAAGGTCGGCGGCGGCTGGCAGACGTACAACTTCCTGACCGGCGCCCGTGATCTGAACGGCGACGGGAAGGCCGATCTGATCGCCCGGGACGGCTCCGGCACCCTCTGGTACTACCAGGGCACCGGCAACCCGGCGGCGCCGTTCGCGGCGCGGGTGAAGATCGGCGGCGGCTGGCAGGGCTACAACGCGATGGTCTCCACCGGCGACCTCAACCGGGACGGCAAGGCCGACCTGGTGGCCCGGGACGCCAAGGGCGTGCTGTGGTTCTACAAGGGCACCGGCACGCCGACCGCCCCGTACGCGCCGCGCGTCCAGGTCGGCGGCGGCTGGCAGGGCTACAACATCCTGCTCGGCCCGAGCGACCTGAACGGCGACGGCGTCGCGGACCTGGTGGCCCGGGACGGCTCGGGCGTGCTCTGGTACTACAAGGGCACCGGCGGCGCCACGGGCGCGCCGTTCGCCCCGCGCGTCCAGGTGGGCGGCGGCTGGCAGATGTTCAACCTGCTGGTCTGA
- a CDS encoding class II 3-deoxy-7-phosphoheptulonate synthase, with translation MEVTVNVNTWRDLPAAQQPEYPDAEALRDVIADLESYPPLVFAGECDQLRARMGAVAKGEAFLLQGGDCAEAFDAVSADHIRAKLKTLLQMSAVLTYAASVPVVKVGRIAGQYSKPRSKGTETRDGVTLPTYRGDSVNGFDFTEAARVPDPERLKRMYHASASTLNLVRAFTTGGYADLRQVHAWNQDFVKSSPSGQRYEQLAREIDNALNFMKACGTDPAEFKAVEFYASHEALLLDYEGALTRTDSRTGKLYDTSGHMVWIGERTRQLDHAHIEFASRIANPIGIKLGPTTTVDDALTYIDRLDPDREPGRLTFIVRMGADKVRDKLPELVEKVTASGATVAWVTDPMHGNTFEAASGHKTRRFDDVLDEVKGFFEVHKALGTHPGGIHVELTGDDVTECVGGGDEIFVDDLHQRYETACDPRLNRSQSLDLAFLVAEMYRDQ, from the coding sequence GTGGAGGTGACCGTGAACGTAAACACCTGGCGTGACCTTCCCGCGGCGCAGCAGCCCGAGTACCCCGATGCCGAGGCTCTGCGCGATGTGATCGCGGACCTCGAGTCGTATCCGCCGCTCGTCTTCGCGGGCGAGTGCGACCAGCTGCGCGCCCGGATGGGGGCCGTCGCCAAGGGCGAGGCGTTCCTGCTCCAGGGCGGCGACTGCGCCGAGGCGTTCGACGCCGTGTCGGCAGATCACATCCGGGCCAAGCTCAAGACCCTCCTCCAGATGAGCGCCGTGCTGACGTACGCGGCCTCCGTGCCCGTCGTCAAGGTCGGCCGGATCGCCGGGCAGTACTCGAAGCCGCGCTCCAAGGGCACCGAGACCCGCGACGGCGTGACCCTGCCCACCTACCGCGGCGACTCCGTCAACGGCTTCGACTTCACCGAGGCCGCCCGCGTCCCGGACCCCGAGCGCCTGAAGCGGATGTACCACGCGTCCGCCTCCACGCTGAACCTGGTCCGCGCCTTCACCACCGGCGGCTACGCCGACCTGCGCCAGGTGCACGCCTGGAACCAGGACTTCGTGAAGTCGTCCCCGTCCGGCCAGCGCTACGAGCAGCTCGCCCGCGAGATCGACAACGCACTGAACTTCATGAAGGCGTGCGGCACCGACCCGGCCGAGTTCAAGGCCGTCGAGTTCTACGCCTCGCACGAGGCGCTGCTGCTCGACTACGAGGGCGCCCTCACCCGTACGGACTCCCGCACCGGGAAGCTGTACGACACCTCCGGCCACATGGTCTGGATCGGTGAGCGCACCCGCCAGCTGGACCACGCGCACATCGAGTTCGCCTCGCGCATCGCCAACCCGATCGGGATCAAGCTGGGCCCGACCACCACCGTGGACGACGCGCTCACCTACATCGACCGCCTCGACCCGGACCGCGAGCCGGGCCGGCTGACCTTCATCGTCCGCATGGGCGCCGACAAGGTCCGCGACAAGCTCCCCGAGCTGGTCGAGAAGGTCACCGCCTCCGGCGCCACCGTCGCCTGGGTCACCGACCCGATGCACGGCAACACCTTCGAGGCCGCCTCCGGCCACAAGACCCGCCGCTTCGACGACGTGCTCGACGAGGTCAAGGGCTTCTTCGAGGTCCACAAGGCCCTCGGCACCCACCCGGGCGGCATCCACGTCGAGCTCACCGGTGACGACGTCACCGAGTGCGTGGGCGGCGGCGACGAGATCTTCGTCGACGACCTGCACCAGCGCTACGAGACGGCCTGCGACCCCCGCCTCAACCGCAGCCAGTCCCTGGACCTGGCGTTCCTGGTGGCGGAGATGTACCGCGACCAGTGA
- a CDS encoding bacterioferritin-associated ferredoxin, producing MYVCSCFGITDKQVKEHAAAGACTPRQIASATKAGTDCGSCVRTIQGLLGRGACPRRELLEKGEIATVLAATDQGLAEAA from the coding sequence GTGTACGTCTGCTCTTGCTTCGGGATCACCGACAAGCAGGTCAAGGAGCACGCGGCGGCCGGTGCCTGCACACCGCGCCAGATCGCCTCGGCCACCAAGGCCGGCACCGACTGCGGCTCCTGTGTGCGCACCATCCAGGGCCTGCTCGGCCGGGGCGCCTGCCCCCGCCGCGAGCTGCTGGAGAAGGGCGAGATCGCCACGGTGCTCGCCGCCACCGACCAGGGGCTGGCGGAAGCGGCCTAG
- the bfr gene encoding bacterioferritin: MQGDPEVLEFLNEQLTGELTAINQYWLHYRIQDNKGWTKLAKYTREESIDEMKHADKLTERILMLDGLPNYQRLFHVRVGQTITEMFQADRQVEVEAIDRLRRGIEVMRGKGDVTSARLFEEILEDEEHHIDYLDTQLELIETLGEALYIAQLVEQPEG, translated from the coding sequence ATGCAGGGCGACCCCGAGGTCCTCGAATTCCTCAACGAGCAGCTGACCGGCGAGCTGACCGCGATCAACCAGTACTGGCTGCACTACCGCATCCAGGACAACAAGGGCTGGACGAAGCTCGCGAAGTACACCCGCGAAGAGTCCATCGACGAGATGAAGCACGCGGACAAGCTCACCGAGCGCATCCTCATGCTCGACGGGCTGCCGAACTACCAGCGGCTCTTCCACGTGCGGGTCGGCCAGACGATCACCGAGATGTTCCAGGCGGACCGCCAGGTGGAGGTCGAGGCGATCGACCGGCTCCGGCGGGGCATCGAGGTCATGCGCGGCAAGGGCGACGTGACGTCGGCGCGGCTCTTCGAGGAGATCCTGGAGGACGAGGAGCACCACATCGACTACCTCGACACCCAGCTGGAGCTGATCGAGACGCTGGGCGAGGCGCTCTACATCGCGCAGCTGGTGGAGCAGCCGGAGGGCTGA